One Micromonospora sp. WMMD812 genomic window carries:
- a CDS encoding site-2 protease family protein, with product MLLLALLVTVLYAEFARHQLALSQLSGYVIGVGFVVSLLGSVLLHELGHALTARRFGIGVRGITLELLGGYTEMDRDAPSPRIDLLVSLAGPAVSAVLGAVAVGATLALPDGTIANQLAFQLAVSNVIVAIFNILPGLPLDGGRALRAAVWALTRDRHRGTEVAGWVGRAVAAGTALLVAALTLTRQLALPALPLMLLVAFTLWRGAGQSIRYARVSRRFPLIDLSRLARPVWSVPTGTPLAEAQRRHAEDGPPGAALLVTDGAGRPVALVDPAAAAAVAAERRPWLAVDAVSRPLTALPTLPVGLDGERVMDSVQTHPGAQYVVTAGEDVVGVLHIADLAQLLEPDRKMNT from the coding sequence ATGCTCCTGCTGGCCCTGCTGGTGACCGTGCTGTACGCCGAGTTCGCCCGCCACCAGCTCGCCCTGTCCCAGCTGAGCGGCTACGTGATCGGTGTCGGCTTCGTGGTGTCGCTGCTCGGCTCAGTGCTGCTGCACGAGCTGGGCCACGCGCTCACCGCCCGGCGGTTCGGCATCGGCGTACGCGGGATCACCCTCGAACTGCTCGGCGGCTACACGGAGATGGACCGGGACGCCCCGTCGCCCCGGATCGACCTGCTGGTGTCGCTGGCCGGGCCGGCGGTCTCGGCGGTGCTCGGCGCGGTCGCCGTCGGCGCCACCCTCGCCCTGCCCGACGGGACGATCGCCAACCAGCTCGCCTTCCAACTCGCGGTGAGCAACGTCATCGTCGCGATCTTCAACATCCTGCCCGGGCTGCCGCTGGACGGCGGCCGGGCGCTCCGCGCCGCGGTCTGGGCGCTGACCCGGGACCGGCACCGGGGTACCGAGGTGGCCGGCTGGGTCGGCCGGGCCGTCGCGGCGGGCACCGCGCTGCTGGTCGCCGCGCTCACCCTCACCCGCCAGCTGGCCCTGCCGGCGCTGCCCCTGATGCTGCTGGTCGCGTTCACCCTGTGGCGGGGCGCCGGCCAGTCGATCCGGTACGCCCGGGTCAGCCGGCGGTTCCCGCTGATCGACCTGTCCCGGTTGGCCCGGCCGGTCTGGTCGGTGCCGACCGGCACCCCCCTCGCGGAGGCGCAGCGCCGCCACGCCGAGGACGGCCCGCCGGGCGCCGCGCTGCTGGTCACCGACGGCGCCGGCCGGCCGGTCGCGCTGGTCGACCCGGCCGCCGCCGCCGCGGTCGCCGCCGAGCGCCGACCCTGGCTGGCGGTGGACGCGGTGTCCCGGCCGCTGACCGCCCTGCCGACCCTTCCGGTGGGGCTGGACGGGGAACGGGTGATGGACAGCGTGCAGACCCACCCGGGCGCGCAGTACGTGGTGACCGCAGGCGAAGATGTCGTCGGCGTTCTGCACATCGCGGATCTCGCCCAGCTCCTCGAACCCGACCGGAAGATGAACACGTGA
- a CDS encoding PD-(D/E)XK nuclease family protein — protein MTAEPVTSQQPAAPAEVPATVRASLSPSRAADFKTCPLLYRFRSIDRLPERPTVEQVRGTLVHAVLERLFDLPADGRTPSAAGDLVAPQWDRLVTEQPELAALFPDGDPAAAGEFLRSAAALLEGYFAVEDPRRLEPAERESLISAVVDDELLIRGYLDRLDVAPDGALRVVDYKTGGAPREAFEARALFQLKFYALVLWRTRGVVPRVLRLLYLRDAEVCDYAPDADELLRFERTVVALWRAIEQATERQDFRPRPSRLCDWCSHQALCPSFGGTPPPFPTAVAGADPMRDARSRPAPPGADE, from the coding sequence ATGACGGCGGAACCGGTGACGAGTCAGCAGCCCGCGGCCCCGGCGGAGGTGCCGGCGACGGTGCGCGCGTCGCTGTCGCCCTCGCGGGCGGCGGATTTCAAGACCTGCCCGCTGCTCTACCGGTTCCGCAGCATCGACCGGCTGCCCGAGCGGCCCACCGTCGAGCAGGTCCGGGGCACACTGGTGCACGCCGTGCTGGAGCGGCTGTTCGACCTGCCGGCCGACGGGCGCACCCCGAGCGCCGCCGGCGACCTGGTCGCCCCCCAGTGGGACCGGCTGGTCACCGAGCAGCCGGAGCTGGCCGCGCTCTTCCCCGACGGCGACCCGGCCGCCGCCGGCGAGTTCCTCCGCTCCGCCGCGGCGCTGCTCGAGGGCTACTTCGCGGTGGAGGATCCGCGCCGGCTGGAGCCGGCCGAGCGGGAGAGCCTGATCTCCGCCGTCGTCGACGACGAGCTGCTCATCCGGGGCTATCTCGACCGGCTCGACGTCGCCCCCGACGGTGCCCTGCGGGTGGTCGACTACAAGACCGGCGGCGCGCCGCGCGAGGCGTTCGAGGCGCGGGCGCTGTTCCAGCTGAAGTTCTACGCGCTGGTGCTGTGGCGCACCCGGGGTGTGGTGCCGCGGGTGCTGCGCCTGCTCTACCTGCGCGACGCCGAGGTCTGCGACTACGCGCCGGACGCCGACGAGCTGCTGCGGTTCGAGCGGACGGTGGTGGCGTTGTGGCGGGCGATCGAGCAGGCCACCGAGCGGCAGGACTTCCGGCCCCGGCCGAGCCGGCTCTGCGACTGGTGCAGCCACCAGGCGCTCTGCCCGAGCTTCGGCGGCACGCCGCCGCCGTTCCCGACGGCGGTCGCCGGCGCCGACCCGATGCGCGACGCCCGGTCCCGCCCGGCGCCGCCCGGCGCCGACGAGTAG
- a CDS encoding sensor histidine kinase, translating to MTEGPTAVLRRHPLAADALFAAGLVALDLLFTLLTPREFWPWRLPAALGWSVLCAAPVAVRRVAPWPAVAAAVATLPLPALTGTGPAVQGLAFAVLTYTVAARRPARTAALAALLLWVPVAVATAVAPPTTPLAVGPTLVVLNNLLVGLLSYAMGRVVHARRATTRALRERARVAEERQRALAEQAVADERRRIARELHDVVAHHVSVMGVLATGARRVLRRDPDAADEVIGTIEETGRATLRELRRLLDVLRTDAEPAADLAPQPGLAGIDALAEQVRDAGLPVTLRVEGTPVPLDEGVALAVYRIVQEALTNALKHAGAATADVRLGYGADALEVEVTDTGRGPGPGVDRIGHGLVGMRERVGLYGGVLRTGARAGGGFRVYARIPVEQPGPVAA from the coding sequence ATGACCGAAGGCCCCACGGCCGTGCTGCGCCGGCACCCCCTTGCCGCCGACGCGCTGTTCGCCGCCGGCCTGGTGGCGCTGGACCTGCTGTTCACCCTGCTCACCCCGCGGGAGTTCTGGCCCTGGCGGCTGCCGGCGGCGCTGGGCTGGAGTGTGCTGTGCGCGGCACCGGTGGCGGTGCGCCGGGTGGCGCCGTGGCCGGCGGTCGCGGCGGCGGTGGCCACCCTGCCCCTGCCGGCGCTGACCGGGACGGGTCCGGCCGTGCAGGGGCTGGCGTTCGCCGTGCTGACGTACACCGTCGCCGCGCGGCGGCCGGCCCGGACGGCGGCGCTGGCCGCGCTGCTGCTGTGGGTGCCGGTGGCGGTGGCGACCGCGGTCGCCCCACCGACCACGCCGCTGGCCGTCGGCCCGACCCTGGTGGTGCTGAACAACCTGCTGGTGGGGTTGCTGTCCTACGCGATGGGCCGGGTGGTGCACGCCCGCCGGGCGACGACCCGTGCCCTGCGGGAGCGGGCCCGGGTGGCCGAGGAGCGGCAGCGTGCCCTCGCCGAGCAGGCGGTCGCCGACGAGCGCCGCCGGATCGCCCGCGAACTGCACGACGTGGTGGCGCACCACGTGAGCGTGATGGGGGTGCTGGCCACCGGTGCCCGCCGGGTGCTGCGCCGTGACCCGGACGCGGCGGACGAGGTGATCGGCACCATCGAGGAGACCGGCCGGGCCACGCTGCGCGAGCTGCGCCGCCTGCTGGACGTGCTGCGCACCGACGCCGAGCCGGCCGCCGACCTGGCCCCGCAGCCGGGGCTGGCCGGCATCGACGCCCTCGCCGAGCAGGTGCGCGACGCCGGCCTGCCGGTGACGCTGCGTGTCGAGGGCACCCCGGTCCCGCTGGACGAGGGGGTGGCGCTGGCGGTCTACCGGATCGTGCAGGAGGCGCTCACCAACGCGCTCAAGCACGCCGGAGCGGCGACCGCCGACGTGCGTCTCGGCTACGGCGCGGACGCGTTGGAGGTGGAGGTGACCGACACCGGGCGGGGGCCGGGGCCCGGTGTCGACCGGATCGGACACGGCCTGGTGGGCATGCGGGAGCGGGTCGGCCTCTACGGTGGTGTCCTGCGGACCGGCGCGCGCGCCGGCGGCGGCTTCCGGGTGTACGCGAGGATTCCGGTGGAGCAGCCGGGGCCGGTGGCGGCGTGA